A single window of Achromobacter xylosoxidans DNA harbors:
- a CDS encoding acetyl-CoA C-acyltransferase, whose protein sequence is MSKQIQEAYIVAATRLPVGKRNGVYATTRPDDMLAAALQGVLKQTPWLDPARIDDVITGCAMPEAEQGMNVARIGLLLAGLPQSVAGVTVNRFCASGLQAVADAAARIRSGEVDIMIGSGTESMSAMPQIMGNKVSLNPAIFSHPENVGMAFGMGLTGEKVAEQWKVSREDQDAFSLASQQKANAAIAAGHFRAETTPFEVVTRLPGGSKGDVRETRRLVEVDEGPRPDSSAEGLARLKPVFAARGSVTAGNSSQMSDGAAAVVLVSERVLREFNLSPMARFVSYSVAGVPPEIMGIGPMAAIPKVLARAGIAQDDLDWIELNEAFAAQSLAVIRELKLDPAKINPLGGAIALGHPLGATGAIRTATLMHGLRRTGGKYGMVTMCIGTGMGAAGLFEAM, encoded by the coding sequence ATGAGCAAGCAGATTCAAGAGGCTTACATCGTTGCGGCGACGCGGCTGCCGGTGGGCAAGCGCAATGGGGTGTATGCCACCACCCGGCCCGACGACATGCTGGCGGCGGCGCTGCAGGGCGTGTTGAAGCAGACGCCGTGGCTGGATCCGGCGCGCATCGACGACGTCATCACCGGCTGCGCCATGCCGGAAGCCGAACAGGGCATGAACGTGGCGCGCATCGGGCTGTTGCTGGCCGGCCTGCCGCAAAGCGTGGCCGGCGTCACCGTCAACCGCTTCTGCGCGTCGGGCCTGCAAGCGGTGGCCGACGCCGCCGCCCGCATCCGCAGCGGCGAGGTCGACATCATGATCGGCTCGGGCACCGAGTCCATGAGCGCCATGCCGCAGATCATGGGCAACAAGGTGTCGCTCAACCCGGCCATCTTCTCGCATCCCGAGAACGTCGGCATGGCCTTCGGCATGGGCCTGACCGGCGAGAAAGTGGCCGAGCAATGGAAGGTGTCGCGCGAAGACCAGGACGCCTTCTCGCTGGCCTCGCAGCAGAAGGCCAACGCCGCCATCGCCGCCGGCCACTTCCGCGCCGAGACCACGCCGTTCGAGGTGGTGACGCGCCTGCCCGGCGGCTCCAAGGGCGACGTGCGCGAAACCCGCCGCCTGGTCGAGGTCGATGAAGGCCCGCGCCCCGACAGCAGCGCCGAGGGGCTGGCGCGGCTCAAGCCCGTGTTCGCCGCGCGCGGCAGCGTCACCGCCGGCAACAGCTCGCAGATGTCGGACGGCGCCGCCGCCGTGGTGCTGGTGTCCGAGCGCGTGCTGCGCGAGTTCAACCTCAGCCCGATGGCGCGCTTCGTCAGCTATTCGGTGGCCGGCGTGCCGCCGGAAATCATGGGCATCGGCCCCATGGCCGCCATCCCCAAGGTGCTGGCGCGCGCCGGCATCGCCCAGGACGACCTGGACTGGATCGAACTGAACGAGGCCTTCGCCGCGCAGTCGCTGGCGGTGATCCGCGAACTCAAGCTCGATCCAGCCAAGATCAACCCGCTGGGCGGCGCCATCGCGCTGGGCCACCCGCTGGGCGCGACCGGCGCGATCCGCACCGCCACGCTGATGCACGGCCTGCGCCGCACCGGCGGCAAGTACGGCATGGTGACGATGTGCATCGGCACCGGCATGGGCGCGGCCGGCCTGTTCGAGGCCATGTGA
- a CDS encoding DUF4442 domain-containing protein produces the protein MKPYWFKRLSPAWRARLMRVGFNLHPAFRATGGRVLHVSHDFQHIRIKLPLLRRTRNIVGSMYGGSLFAVTDGAHPTMLMAALGADHIVWDKAASIRYRKPAYTTLYVDFRLPPGEIADIRKILARDHETTRTYTVELKDKDGVVYAVVERTIYIADKKYYKQKTTGGDPCVTSSPEGAPPP, from the coding sequence GTGAAGCCCTATTGGTTCAAACGCCTGTCGCCGGCCTGGCGCGCGCGCCTGATGCGGGTGGGATTCAACCTGCATCCGGCGTTCCGCGCCACCGGCGGCCGGGTGCTGCACGTGTCGCACGATTTCCAGCACATCCGCATCAAGCTGCCCCTGCTGCGGCGCACGCGCAACATCGTGGGCTCGATGTACGGCGGCTCGCTGTTCGCGGTGACAGACGGCGCCCATCCCACCATGCTGATGGCGGCGCTGGGCGCGGACCACATCGTGTGGGACAAGGCCGCATCCATCCGCTACCGCAAGCCCGCCTATACCACGCTGTATGTGGACTTCCGGCTGCCGCCGGGAGAAATCGCGGACATACGCAAGATCCTTGCGCGCGACCACGAGACCACCCGGACCTACACCGTGGAATTGAAAGACAAGGACGGCGTCGTCTACGCCGTCGTGGAACGCACGATCTACATCGCCGACAAGAAGTACTACAAGCAGAAAACCACTGGAGGAGACCCATGCGTGACATCATCCCCGGAGGGCGCGCCGCCGCCCTGA
- a CDS encoding chalcone isomerase family protein produces MRDIIPGGRAAALSLVLAACLAAAPALAADVEVAGVRVPAQLSEGGQALVLNGAGLRTKFVVKVYVAALYAGAKSQDAAALINSNAPRRMRLQLLRDVDSKSLDAALQEGLRDNTSKQELAALQPSAARLSALMAEIGSAREGDVIDLDFDARGVAITDNGRQRGRIDDPAFGRALLRVWLGDNPAQSSLKKALLGAP; encoded by the coding sequence ATGCGTGACATCATCCCCGGAGGGCGCGCCGCCGCCCTGAGCCTGGTCCTGGCCGCCTGCCTGGCGGCCGCCCCCGCGCTGGCCGCCGACGTGGAAGTGGCCGGCGTGCGCGTCCCCGCGCAGTTGTCCGAAGGCGGCCAGGCGCTGGTGCTGAACGGCGCCGGCCTGCGCACCAAGTTCGTCGTCAAGGTCTACGTGGCGGCGCTGTATGCCGGCGCCAAAAGCCAGGACGCCGCGGCCTTGATCAACAGCAACGCGCCGCGCCGCATGCGCCTGCAACTCTTGCGCGATGTCGACAGCAAGAGCCTGGACGCGGCGCTGCAGGAAGGATTGCGCGACAATACGTCCAAACAGGAACTCGCCGCCCTGCAACCGTCCGCCGCGCGCCTGTCCGCCCTGATGGCCGAGATCGGCTCGGCCCGCGAAGGCGACGTGATCGACCTGGACTTCGATGCCCGCGGCGTGGCGATCACCGACAACGGCAGGCAGCGCGGGCGCATCGACGACCCCGCCTTCGGCCGCGCGCTGCTGCGTGTCTGGCTGGGCGACAATCCGGCGCAATCCTCCCTGAAAAAAGCCCTGTTGGGAGCCCCGTAA
- a CDS encoding long-chain-fatty-acid--CoA ligase: protein MERIWQKSYPAGVPRDIELDSATTLVSIARDSCRRFADKPAYLSMGKTMTYAELDRLTRDFAAWLHANGLRKGDRVALMMPNLLQYPVCLFGTLRAGCVVVNCNPLYTAHELEHQLADAGARAIVVADNFAATLQKALPNTPVEKVLVTSIGELLSPLKGRLVDFVVRRVKRMVPAWSIPGALRLGQALRAGRDAPFEEVALTQDDLACLQYTGGTTGVAKAAMLTHRNLAANVTQAHAWIKPLVKDGEECIVTALPLYHIFALTANCLAFMKIGASNLLIINPRDIPGLIKEMAKVPFSAFTGVNTLFNALLNHPDFAKLDFSRLRLTMGGGMAVQRAVAERWLAVTGRSLAQAYGLTETSPAVTINPLDVKAFTGSIGLPVPSTDLSIRDDDGRELGVGERGEICVRGPQVTQGYWNRPDETALVMTPDGYLRTGDIGYVDETGYVFLVDRKKDMILVSGFNVYPNEVEDAAALHPGVREVAAIGVPDERSGEAVKLYVIRKDPNLDAETLIAHCRTQLTGYKVPRYIEFRDDLPRTNVGKILRRELKPATADAPHKDTAGA, encoded by the coding sequence ATGGAACGAATCTGGCAAAAGAGCTACCCCGCGGGCGTGCCCAGGGACATCGAGCTCGACAGCGCCACCACGCTGGTCTCGATCGCGCGTGACAGCTGCCGGCGGTTCGCGGACAAGCCCGCGTACCTGAGCATGGGCAAGACCATGACCTACGCCGAACTCGACCGCCTGACGCGCGACTTCGCCGCCTGGCTGCACGCCAACGGCCTGCGCAAGGGCGACCGGGTGGCGCTGATGATGCCCAACCTGCTGCAATATCCGGTCTGCCTGTTCGGCACGCTGCGCGCCGGCTGCGTCGTGGTCAACTGCAACCCGCTGTACACCGCCCACGAACTGGAGCACCAGCTGGCCGACGCCGGCGCGCGCGCCATCGTGGTGGCCGACAACTTCGCCGCCACGCTGCAGAAGGCGTTGCCCAACACCCCGGTCGAGAAAGTGCTGGTGACCTCGATCGGCGAACTGCTCAGTCCGCTCAAGGGCCGCCTGGTGGACTTCGTGGTACGGCGCGTCAAGCGCATGGTGCCGGCCTGGTCGATCCCCGGCGCCCTGCGCCTGGGCCAGGCGCTGCGGGCCGGCCGCGACGCGCCCTTCGAGGAAGTCGCGCTGACCCAGGACGACCTGGCCTGCCTGCAATACACCGGCGGCACCACCGGCGTGGCCAAGGCCGCCATGCTGACCCACCGCAACCTGGCCGCCAACGTCACCCAGGCCCACGCCTGGATCAAGCCGCTGGTCAAGGATGGCGAGGAATGCATCGTCACGGCGTTGCCGCTCTACCATATCTTCGCGCTCACGGCGAACTGCCTGGCCTTCATGAAGATCGGCGCCAGCAACCTCCTCATCATCAATCCGCGCGACATCCCCGGGCTGATCAAGGAGATGGCCAAGGTGCCCTTCAGCGCCTTCACCGGCGTCAACACACTGTTCAACGCCCTGCTCAACCATCCCGACTTCGCCAAACTGGATTTCTCGCGCCTGCGGCTGACCATGGGCGGCGGCATGGCGGTGCAGCGCGCCGTGGCCGAGCGCTGGCTGGCCGTCACCGGCCGCTCGCTGGCGCAGGCCTATGGCCTGACCGAGACCTCGCCGGCGGTGACCATCAACCCGCTCGACGTCAAGGCCTTCACCGGCTCCATCGGCCTGCCGGTGCCATCGACCGACCTGTCGATCCGCGACGATGACGGACGCGAACTGGGCGTGGGCGAACGCGGCGAGATCTGCGTGCGCGGCCCGCAGGTGACGCAGGGCTACTGGAACCGGCCCGACGAGACCGCGCTGGTGATGACGCCCGATGGCTACCTGCGCACCGGCGACATCGGCTACGTCGACGAAACCGGCTACGTTTTCCTGGTCGACCGCAAGAAGGACATGATCCTGGTGTCCGGCTTCAACGTCTATCCCAACGAGGTCGAGGATGCCGCGGCGCTGCATCCCGGCGTCCGCGAAGTGGCGGCCATCGGCGTGCCCGACGAACGCTCGGGCGAGGCGGTCAAGCTGTACGTGATCCGCAAGGATCCGAACCTGGACGCCGAAACGCTGATCGCGCATTGCCGCACCCAGCTCACCGGCTACAAGGTGCCGCGCTACATCGAGTTCCGCGACGACCTGCCGCGCACCAACGTCGGCAAGATCCTGCGGCGCGAACTCAAGCCGGCCACGGCCGACGCGCCGCACAAGGATACGGCCGGCGCCTGA
- a CDS encoding sulfatase-like hydrolase/transferase, with the protein MSTVQNVLFIMADQLRADHLSCYGHPYLRTPSLDALAARGARFDRAFVNSGVCGPSRMSYYTGRYPSRHGATWNRVPLSVNEITLGEYLAGQGRDLALAGKTHVIPDRAGMERLSIDGGSELGALLSRGGFIEVDRYDGHHEPGKESGYPAFLRSQGYDSADPWTDYVIAGVDARGQVVSGWNMRNAHLPSRVAEPHSETAYMTDQALRFMQQRGGQPWVLHLSYVKPHWPYMAPAPYHQRYTADQCLPVRRNREELAGAHPVVAAYRQHEESVSFSTDECVRVVRPAYQGLIRQLDDHLGRLFDYMEGAGLMRNTLIVFTADHGDFLGDHWLGEKELFYDTVQRVPFIVMDPSAAADATRGQALADMVESVDLVPTVLRALEAPRPWHRLEGRELQTVLHGRGADEPWRDCVFSELDYSFRQARILRGKTPQNARAWSVRTDRWRYVYWLDEPEQLYDLQADPDEFQDLGASAAHAPVRAQLRERLLDWMLRGKRRTTMSDAAVEQGTNAHKRAGVFFGQW; encoded by the coding sequence ATGAGTACCGTGCAGAATGTGCTGTTCATCATGGCCGACCAGCTGCGGGCGGACCACCTGAGCTGCTATGGCCATCCCTATTTGCGGACGCCCAGCCTGGACGCGCTGGCCGCGCGCGGCGCGCGCTTCGACCGCGCCTTCGTCAATTCCGGCGTGTGCGGCCCGTCGCGCATGAGCTATTACACGGGGCGCTATCCCTCGCGCCACGGCGCCACCTGGAACCGGGTGCCGCTGTCGGTCAACGAGATCACGCTGGGCGAGTACCTGGCGGGGCAGGGGCGCGACCTGGCGCTGGCGGGCAAGACCCACGTCATTCCCGACCGCGCCGGCATGGAGCGCCTGTCGATCGACGGCGGCTCAGAGCTGGGCGCGCTGCTGTCGCGCGGCGGCTTCATCGAGGTCGACCGCTACGACGGCCACCACGAGCCGGGCAAGGAAAGCGGCTACCCAGCCTTCCTGCGCAGCCAGGGCTACGACAGCGCCGATCCCTGGACCGACTACGTCATCGCCGGCGTCGACGCGCGCGGCCAGGTGGTCAGCGGCTGGAACATGCGCAACGCGCACCTGCCGTCGCGCGTTGCCGAGCCGCACTCCGAAACCGCCTACATGACCGACCAGGCGCTGCGCTTCATGCAGCAGCGCGGCGGCCAGCCCTGGGTGCTGCACCTGAGCTACGTCAAGCCGCACTGGCCCTACATGGCGCCGGCGCCCTACCACCAGCGCTACACGGCCGACCAATGCCTGCCGGTGCGGCGCAATCGCGAGGAACTGGCCGGCGCGCATCCGGTGGTGGCGGCCTATCGCCAGCACGAGGAAAGCGTCAGCTTCTCGACCGACGAGTGCGTGCGCGTGGTGCGCCCGGCCTACCAGGGCCTGATCCGCCAGCTCGACGACCACCTGGGGCGGCTGTTCGACTACATGGAAGGCGCGGGCCTGATGCGTAATACGCTCATCGTGTTCACGGCGGACCATGGCGATTTCCTGGGCGACCATTGGCTGGGCGAGAAGGAACTGTTCTACGACACCGTGCAACGGGTGCCGTTCATCGTCATGGACCCGTCGGCGGCGGCCGACGCCACCCGCGGCCAGGCGCTGGCGGACATGGTGGAAAGCGTGGACCTGGTGCCGACGGTGCTGCGCGCGCTGGAGGCGCCGCGGCCCTGGCACCGGCTGGAAGGGCGCGAATTGCAGACCGTGCTGCATGGCCGCGGCGCGGACGAGCCGTGGCGCGACTGCGTGTTCTCGGAGCTGGACTACAGTTTCCGCCAGGCCCGCATCCTGCGCGGCAAGACCCCACAGAACGCGCGCGCCTGGTCGGTGCGCACCGACCGCTGGCGCTACGTGTACTGGCTGGACGAGCCCGAGCAGTTGTATGACCTGCAGGCCGATCCCGACGAGTTCCAGGACCTGGGCGCCAGCGCAGCGCATGCGCCGGTGCGGGCGCAGCTGCGCGAGCGGCTGCTGGACTGGATGCTGCGCGGCAAGCGCCGCACCACAATGAGCGACGCGGCGGTCGAGCAGGGCACCAATGCGCACAAGCGCGCCGGGGTGTTCTTCGGGCAGTGGTGA
- a CDS encoding tripartite tricarboxylate transporter substrate-binding protein, producing the protein MSRVAFAALAAVSAAPACAQQAPLDGALTIVVGYPPGGSSDRVARLVADRLKDRLGVTVVVENKTGAGGRIAAQGLHALAARQNVLMLANPAVMVVAPLVYAEPGYDARRDFQPVSLVSRYKFALAVAANSPIHDVAGLRQWLRDHPRQFTVGVPATGSLPHFFALMLGRELKQEPEVVGYRGSAPLISELIGGILPQAVDTLDTLLPQHRAGKIRILATSGEARAPELADVPTFREAGVDLAADGWNAFFASSAMAPAKAVRLGEDIAAVMREPAMQQAVRDSYLEPVAADAAATGRDLDAYRAQWEPVVKASGFTATQ; encoded by the coding sequence ATATCCCGCGTCGCATTCGCGGCGCTTGCGGCGGTTTCGGCCGCGCCGGCCTGTGCCCAGCAGGCGCCGCTGGACGGCGCCTTGACCATCGTGGTGGGCTATCCGCCGGGCGGCAGTTCCGACCGCGTCGCGCGGCTGGTGGCCGACCGCCTGAAGGACCGGCTCGGCGTGACGGTGGTGGTCGAGAACAAGACCGGCGCCGGCGGCCGCATCGCGGCCCAGGGCCTGCATGCGCTGGCCGCGCGCCAGAACGTGCTGATGCTGGCCAATCCGGCGGTAATGGTGGTGGCGCCGCTGGTCTATGCCGAGCCGGGCTACGATGCCCGCCGCGATTTCCAGCCGGTGTCGCTGGTCAGCCGCTACAAGTTCGCGCTGGCGGTGGCGGCCAATTCGCCGATCCACGATGTGGCCGGATTGCGCCAGTGGCTGCGCGACCACCCGCGCCAGTTCACGGTGGGCGTGCCCGCCACCGGCAGCCTGCCGCATTTCTTCGCGTTGATGCTGGGCCGCGAGCTCAAGCAGGAACCCGAGGTGGTGGGCTATCGCGGTTCGGCGCCGCTGATTTCCGAGCTCATCGGCGGCATCCTGCCGCAGGCCGTCGACACCCTGGACACGCTGTTGCCGCAACACCGCGCCGGCAAGATCCGCATCCTGGCGACCTCGGGCGAGGCGCGCGCCCCGGAGCTGGCCGACGTGCCCACCTTCCGCGAGGCCGGCGTGGACCTGGCGGCCGATGGCTGGAATGCCTTCTTCGCCTCGTCCGCGATGGCGCCGGCCAAGGCCGTCCGGCTGGGCGAGGACATCGCCGCCGTGATGCGCGAGCCCGCCATGCAGCAGGCGGTGCGCGACTCGTACCTGGAGCCGGTGGCGGCCGATGCGGCGGCCACCGGACGCGACCTGGATGCCTACCGGGCCCAATGGGAACCGGTGGTGAAGGCCTCCGGCTTCACCGCGACGCAATAG
- a CDS encoding MarR family winged helix-turn-helix transcriptional regulator has translation MTHPVEHPLAGMLMYQLYQAWAQSNPVFVRLCEGRFGITRREWRLLACAIEGGIMTSAELAAAAKLDLARTSRTLGSLCEKGWLRRLPDSADRRVVRIEATAEGLDRYRALLPEVLRLNDLLVQDLDAAEIALLRDLLTRIAGRGQRMAQDNLITDKASRREGGTRRAQYG, from the coding sequence ATGACCCACCCCGTCGAACACCCCCTGGCCGGGATGCTGATGTACCAGCTGTACCAGGCCTGGGCGCAGTCCAACCCCGTTTTCGTGCGCCTGTGCGAAGGCCGTTTCGGCATCACCCGGCGCGAATGGCGCCTGCTGGCCTGTGCGATCGAGGGCGGCATCATGACCTCGGCCGAACTGGCGGCCGCCGCCAAGCTCGACCTGGCCCGCACCTCGCGCACGCTGGGTTCGCTGTGTGAAAAGGGCTGGCTGCGGCGCCTGCCCGACAGCGCCGACCGGCGCGTGGTGCGCATCGAGGCCACCGCCGAGGGCCTGGACCGCTACCGCGCCCTGCTGCCGGAGGTCCTGCGCCTGAACGACCTGCTGGTGCAGGACCTGGACGCCGCCGAGATCGCCCTGCTGCGCGACCTGCTGACCCGTATCGCCGGGCGCGGCCAGCGCATGGCGCAGGACAACCTCATCACCGACAAGGCCAGCCGGCGCGAAGGCGGAACGCGGCGCGCGCAATACGGATGA
- a CDS encoding ABC transporter ATP-binding protein — MPGAKSNPVFRYFENLIDPFRDAPDITPPGRVLRFYAYYLWQVWPIFAILLLVGLAGALVEVALFSFLADLVDMAQHTAPADFFREHAYTLVWMAFVVMVLRPLSIAAHDLLSHQTISPSLTTLVRWQNHRYVLNQGLAFFHNDFAGRVANRVLQTGNSLRDSAVQSVDALWHVILYAASALYLFAEADWRLVIPLVLWIAIYCGMLAYFVPRMQSRAVIASEARSRLMGRIVDGYTNISTLKLFAHARREEDYARQAMTEQTEKQRLSTRVITAMDVSINTLNGILIASTAGLALWLWSIGSISLGAITLALGLVIRINNMSAWIMWEVNGISENVGIVQDGLATISQPRQVLDRPDAVPLRITQGEVRFEDMSFHYGSGRQIIPHLDLTVRAGEKIGLIGPSGAGKSTLVNVLLRLYDLEGGRILIDGQDIAGVTQESLRSQIGVVTQDTSLLHRSIRDNLLYGRPDASEAQLRDAIDRARAAEFIDALVDGDGRRGLDAHVGERGVKLSGGQRQRIAIARVLLKDAPILILDEATSALDSEVEAAIQESLEALMRGKTVIAIAHRLSTIARMDRLVVLDGGRIVESGTHASLIAQGGLYARLWSHQTGGFVGLD; from the coding sequence ATGCCCGGCGCAAAATCGAACCCCGTCTTTCGCTACTTTGAAAACCTGATCGACCCGTTCCGCGACGCCCCCGACATCACCCCGCCGGGACGCGTGCTGCGCTTCTACGCCTATTACCTGTGGCAGGTCTGGCCGATCTTCGCCATCCTGCTGCTGGTGGGCCTGGCGGGCGCGCTGGTGGAAGTGGCGCTGTTCAGCTTCCTGGCCGACCTGGTCGACATGGCGCAGCACACCGCGCCGGCCGACTTCTTCCGCGAGCACGCCTACACGCTGGTGTGGATGGCGTTCGTGGTGATGGTGCTGCGGCCGCTGTCGATCGCCGCGCACGACCTGCTGTCGCACCAGACCATCTCGCCCAGCCTGACCACGCTGGTGCGCTGGCAGAACCACCGCTACGTGCTGAACCAGGGCCTGGCGTTCTTCCACAACGACTTCGCCGGCCGCGTCGCCAACCGCGTGCTGCAGACCGGCAATTCGCTGCGCGATTCGGCCGTGCAGTCGGTGGACGCGCTGTGGCACGTCATCCTGTACGCGGCCAGCGCGCTGTACCTGTTCGCCGAGGCCGACTGGCGCCTGGTGATTCCGCTGGTGCTGTGGATCGCCATCTACTGCGGCATGCTGGCGTACTTCGTGCCGCGCATGCAGTCGCGCGCCGTCATCGCCTCGGAGGCGCGCTCCAGGCTGATGGGCCGCATCGTCGACGGCTACACCAACATCTCCACGCTCAAGTTGTTCGCCCACGCCCGCCGCGAAGAAGACTACGCGCGCCAGGCCATGACCGAGCAGACCGAAAAGCAGCGCCTGTCGACCCGCGTCATCACCGCCATGGACGTGTCCATCAACACGCTCAACGGCATCCTGATCGCCAGCACCGCCGGCCTGGCGCTGTGGCTGTGGAGCATCGGCAGCATCAGCCTGGGCGCGATCACGCTGGCGCTGGGCCTGGTGATCCGCATCAACAACATGTCCGCCTGGATCATGTGGGAAGTGAACGGTATCTCGGAAAACGTCGGCATCGTGCAGGACGGCCTGGCCACCATCTCGCAGCCACGCCAGGTGCTCGACCGGCCCGACGCCGTGCCCTTGCGCATCACGCAGGGCGAGGTGCGCTTCGAGGACATGTCGTTCCACTACGGCAGCGGCCGCCAGATCATCCCGCACCTGGACCTGACCGTGCGCGCCGGCGAGAAAATCGGCCTGATCGGCCCGTCGGGCGCCGGCAAGTCGACCCTGGTCAACGTGCTGCTGCGGCTGTACGACCTGGAAGGCGGGCGCATCCTGATCGACGGCCAGGACATCGCCGGCGTCACCCAGGAAAGCCTGCGTTCGCAGATCGGCGTGGTCACCCAGGACACCTCGCTGCTGCACCGCTCGATCCGCGACAACCTGCTGTACGGCCGGCCCGACGCCAGCGAGGCGCAGTTGCGCGACGCCATCGACCGCGCTCGCGCCGCCGAATTCATCGACGCGCTGGTCGACGGCGACGGCCGCCGCGGCCTGGACGCCCACGTCGGCGAGCGCGGCGTCAAGCTGTCGGGCGGCCAGCGCCAGCGCATCGCCATCGCCCGCGTGCTGCTCAAGGACGCGCCCATCCTGATCCTGGACGAAGCCACCTCGGCGCTCGATTCCGAGGTCGAGGCCGCGATCCAGGAAAGCCTGGAGGCGCTGATGCGGGGCAAGACCGTCATCGCCATCGCGCACCGCCTGTCCACCATCGCCCGCATGGACCGGCTGGTCGTGCTGGACGGCGGGCGCATCGTCGAATCCGGCACCCATGCCAGCCTGATCGCCCAGGGCGGGCTGTACGCGCGGCTGTGGAGCCACCAGACGGGGGGGTTCGTCGGGCTGGACTGA
- a CDS encoding 2-keto-3-deoxygluconate permease: protein MTTATTRSPFFGTMQKIPGGLMLVPLILGSLLGTFAPDALAIGGFTTALFKNSALPLIALLIFATGTHVNARTGGPILATAGTILLMKTLVPATLIIILGSYVGLDGVLGVSILAMLAAFDNSNGGLWLAYTGQYGDARDRGAYVASAVNDGPFFSLLFLGASGLADIPMIALVAALVPFLLGVLVGNLDPKWRDVLKPVPNIVIPFFAFALGTGINLGAVVNGGVTGLILGLIISPITGGLVYLGYRLILRRGGKSGLGFAAGTTAGNAIATPAVVAAADPNFQQYVSTATAQVAACVLISSILAPVLASYFLKRAGELKSEDAADDAAAGGYREARGEAL, encoded by the coding sequence GTGACGACCGCAACCACCCGTTCGCCCTTCTTTGGCACGATGCAGAAAATCCCTGGCGGCCTGATGCTGGTACCGCTGATCCTGGGTTCGCTGCTCGGCACCTTCGCGCCCGACGCGCTGGCCATCGGCGGCTTCACCACCGCCCTGTTCAAGAACAGCGCCCTGCCGCTGATCGCGCTGCTGATCTTCGCCACCGGCACCCACGTCAATGCGCGCACCGGCGGCCCGATCCTGGCCACCGCCGGCACCATCCTGCTGATGAAGACGCTGGTTCCGGCCACCCTTATCATCATCCTGGGCAGCTACGTCGGCCTGGACGGCGTGCTGGGCGTGTCGATCCTGGCCATGCTGGCCGCCTTCGACAACAGCAACGGCGGCCTGTGGCTGGCCTACACCGGCCAGTACGGCGACGCCCGCGACCGTGGCGCCTACGTCGCCAGCGCGGTCAACGACGGCCCCTTCTTCAGCCTGCTGTTCCTGGGCGCCTCGGGCCTGGCCGACATCCCCATGATCGCCCTGGTGGCGGCGCTGGTGCCGTTCCTGCTGGGCGTGCTGGTCGGCAACCTCGATCCCAAATGGCGCGACGTGCTCAAGCCCGTGCCCAACATCGTCATCCCGTTCTTCGCCTTCGCGCTGGGCACCGGCATCAACCTGGGCGCGGTCGTCAATGGCGGCGTCACCGGCCTGATCCTCGGCCTGATCATCAGCCCGATCACCGGCGGCCTGGTCTACCTGGGCTATCGCCTGATCCTGCGCCGCGGCGGCAAGAGCGGCCTGGGCTTCGCGGCCGGCACCACCGCCGGCAACGCCATCGCCACGCCCGCCGTGGTCGCGGCCGCCGACCCCAACTTCCAGCAATACGTCTCGACCGCCACCGCGCAGGTCGCCGCCTGTGTGCTGATCAGTTCGATCCTGGCGCCGGTGCTGGCCTCGTACTTCCTCAAGCGCGCCGGTGAACTCAAGTCCGAGGACGCCGCCGACGACGCGGCGGCCGGCGGCTACCGCGAGGCGCGCGGGGAGGCCCTTTGA